One genomic region from Bacillus aquiflavi encodes:
- a CDS encoding DUF1216 domain-containing protein, with the protein MGNSSKFMKGIMLGAIVGGMLSLLDKNTRQCVFQNCRERKDKIVHLMKNPNIVVEQVKETTGKMKTTFEQVNEDVTFITEKVKEVTPQVVEIVQETKETFSSEKSKIDE; encoded by the coding sequence ATGGGAAATTCAAGTAAATTTATGAAAGGGATTATGTTAGGTGCAATTGTTGGAGGAATGCTCAGTTTACTAGATAAAAATACACGGCAATGTGTTTTTCAAAACTGTCGTGAAAGAAAAGATAAAATTGTTCACTTAATGAAAAATCCAAATATTGTTGTTGAGCAAGTAAAAGAAACAACTGGAAAAATGAAAACAACTTTTGAACAAGTCAATGAAGATGTTACATTTATAACTGAAAAAGTAAAAGAAGTGACACCTCAAGTAGTGGAGATTGTTCAAGAAACGAAAGAAACTTTTTCCTCTGAAAAATCAAAAATTGATGAATGA
- a CDS encoding ParB/RepB/Spo0J family partition protein, translated as MLAFQNSTRIQAGKKLAQVSEMSKLSLRTVKDTGKQITQKELERIRQFINTYSPFIGNRLMPAYATGVVGTRGVRLAEEQIYRISGGKAWVGVGGTGKKVSGTKIPSIDPVTRRIDPSEIRFSQTSVNGSKEIISSMKANGWKGDPIDVVRMPDGNFTTIDNTRVAAAKEVGIDVKAVVRDYNDPLPGNMIDRFTTRKGIPKTWGEALDLRIQKQKASFRNNNPMGSFDLEKMN; from the coding sequence ATGTTAGCATTCCAAAATTCGACTCGAATTCAAGCAGGGAAAAAACTAGCGCAAGTCAGTGAAATGTCAAAACTGTCTCTCCGGACAGTGAAGGATACAGGAAAGCAAATCACCCAAAAAGAGCTAGAAAGAATTCGCCAGTTCATCAATACATATTCCCCATTCATTGGAAACCGCCTCATGCCTGCATATGCGACAGGTGTGGTCGGAACGCGCGGGGTGAGATTAGCTGAAGAGCAAATTTATCGGATTAGCGGGGGCAAAGCGTGGGTAGGTGTGGGTGGAACTGGTAAGAAGGTAAGTGGGACTAAAATTCCTAGTATTGATCCTGTGACTCGTCGTATTGATCCTTCAGAAATTAGATTTAGTCAAACTTCTGTGAATGGATCTAAGGAGATTATTTCCAGTATGAAAGCTAATGGATGGAAAGGAGATCCAATTGATGTTGTTAGAATGCCAGATGGAAATTTTACAACTATTGATAATACTAGAGTTGCTGCAGCTAAGGAAGTTGGAATAGATGTTAAAGCGGTTGTTAGAGATTATAATGATCCTTTACCAGGGAACATGATTGATAGATTCACTACTCGTAAAGGTATACCTAAAACCTGGGGAGAGGCATTGGATTTAAGAATACAAAAGCAAAAAGCTAGTTTTAGAAATAACAACCCAATGGGGTCATTTGATTTAGAAAAAATGAATTAG
- a CDS encoding YihY/virulence factor BrkB family protein, giving the protein MVRAIPVFLRDLIMRIQRHDVSGLAAQLAFFFLLSLFPLLIFLMTLLPFIQLSQEDLLGVIRHFAPGETMQLIESNLNDIMSSQNGKLLSFGIIATLWSASNGINAIVRALNKAYDVAENRPFLLARGMAIVLTFLMIFVFIIALLLQVFGREIGVFLFTSLGLSEQYLSIWSTIRLLASSLIPFLVFTVLYWVAPNKKLSMFSAIPGAVFSTIGWAVSSLAFSYYVSNFGHYSTTYGSIGAIIVLMIWFYLSGIIIIIGGEINALITLKNKEKNFAS; this is encoded by the coding sequence ATGGTACGAGCGATTCCGGTTTTTTTACGTGATTTAATCATGCGGATTCAGCGGCATGACGTCTCAGGTTTAGCTGCACAGCTAGCGTTTTTTTTCCTATTATCTCTTTTTCCACTGTTAATTTTCCTTATGACGTTATTACCTTTTATCCAGCTTTCTCAAGAAGATTTACTTGGAGTGATTCGCCATTTTGCTCCAGGTGAGACGATGCAGTTAATTGAGTCAAATTTGAATGATATTATGAGCAGTCAAAACGGAAAACTATTATCATTTGGAATTATTGCCACTCTTTGGTCTGCTTCAAATGGAATTAATGCAATTGTCAGGGCGTTAAATAAAGCTTATGATGTGGCAGAAAACAGACCATTTCTTCTCGCAAGAGGTATGGCCATCGTACTGACATTTTTAATGATTTTTGTATTTATTATTGCCTTGCTTCTTCAAGTGTTTGGCAGGGAAATTGGTGTTTTTTTGTTTACTTCACTTGGACTATCAGAACAATATTTATCAATTTGGAGTACTATTCGATTGTTGGCAAGCTCTCTTATCCCATTTTTAGTTTTTACCGTTCTTTATTGGGTAGCACCAAATAAAAAGCTATCGATGTTTAGCGCTATTCCTGGAGCTGTATTTTCAACGATAGGCTGGGCAGTTTCATCATTGGCTTTTTCATACTATGTAAGTAATTTCGGCCATTATTCAACTACATATGGAAGCATTGGGGCGATTATCGTTCTAATGATTTGGTTTTATTTATCAGGCATTATTATTATAATCGGCGGGGAAATCAATGCATTAATAACGTTGAAAAATAAGGAAAAAAACTTCGCCTCATAA
- a CDS encoding RNA 2'-phosphotransferase, which produces MELDEKGWVSIEQLLYALHQSIKWVNLGKGDLKAMIEKSAKKRHEIKEDKIRAMYGHSIPMKIVKEKAVPPEFLYHGTASRFLTSIELNGLLPMSRQYIHLSEDIETANLVGKRKDKNPIILVVNTKKAREGGIKFYLGNEKVWLADNIPNKFIEVKE; this is translated from the coding sequence TTGGAATTAGACGAAAAAGGTTGGGTTTCTATTGAGCAACTATTATATGCATTGCACCAATCAATAAAATGGGTAAATTTAGGGAAAGGAGATTTAAAAGCGATGATTGAGAAGTCAGCAAAAAAAAGACATGAGATAAAAGAAGATAAAATTCGTGCAATGTATGGACATTCTATTCCTATGAAAATAGTAAAAGAAAAGGCCGTACCACCTGAATTTCTTTATCATGGAACGGCTTCTAGGTTTTTAACCTCGATCGAACTAAATGGATTATTACCTATGTCTAGACAATATATTCATCTTTCTGAAGATATTGAAACCGCAAATTTGGTTGGAAAACGAAAAGACAAAAATCCGATTATTTTAGTAGTGAATACTAAAAAAGCTAGAGAGGGAGGGATTAAATTCTATTTAGGAAATGAGAAAGTATGGTTAGCAGATAATATCCCTAATAAATTTATTGAAGTCAAAGAGTAA
- a CDS encoding low molecular weight protein-tyrosine-phosphatase yields MIKVLFVCLGNICRSPMAEAMFRHLVKREGLEDKMVVDSAGTGNWHVGEPPHKGTREILKKYEINGEGLKARQITAADLHEFDYVIAMDRTNENDIKQLAKAHPKAYIGRLLDFSKNSQLKDVPDPYFTGNFEEVYELLKESCEMLLQYIKKENKLN; encoded by the coding sequence ATGATTAAAGTTTTATTTGTTTGTCTTGGAAATATTTGTCGTTCACCAATGGCAGAAGCAATGTTTCGTCACCTTGTTAAGAGGGAAGGACTAGAAGATAAAATGGTTGTTGATTCTGCTGGAACAGGAAATTGGCACGTTGGCGAACCGCCGCATAAGGGAACTAGAGAAATTTTAAAGAAGTATGAAATTAACGGAGAAGGTTTGAAAGCCCGTCAAATAACGGCAGCTGATTTACATGAGTTTGATTATGTAATTGCAATGGACCGAACAAATGAGAACGATATTAAGCAGTTAGCAAAAGCACATCCAAAGGCATATATTGGGAGACTATTAGACTTTTCGAAAAATAGTCAGCTTAAAGATGTTCCTGATCCATATTTTACAGGGAACTTTGAAGAGGTATATGAGCTTTTGAAAGAAAGTTGTGAAATGTTATTACAATACATAAAAAAAGAAAATAAGCTTAACTAG
- a CDS encoding DUF4176 domain-containing protein, translating to MKMFYLDYMACRYPVGMAEDEVYFFNDEDIYEVIFTGYAEAEEAQLLHFIKDWEQLTPLKKKGRVNDEFLIE from the coding sequence ATGAAAATGTTTTATTTGGATTATATGGCATGTCGCTATCCTGTCGGAATGGCAGAAGATGAAGTATATTTTTTCAATGATGAGGATATTTACGAAGTGATATTTACCGGATATGCCGAAGCGGAAGAAGCTCAGCTTCTACATTTTATAAAAGATTGGGAACAACTGACACCGTTAAAAAAAAAAGGACGAGTAAACGACGAGTTTTTAATTGAATAA
- a CDS encoding heavy metal translocating P-type ATPase, translated as MSSCSDSKPLIRQKEADENTFLKKLKQHGELIAAIMSGILIGAGWLLDKSNMNTPSIVAYLLAFVIGGFAKAKEGIEETIKNKDLNVEMLMIFAAIGSAIIGYWAEGAILIFIFSLSGALETYTMNKSHKEISSLMELQPEEALRIADGKEEIVHVSELNVGDHILVKPGENVPTDGVIIQGQTTINEAAITGESMPVSKGLDHEVFATTVNITGSITVKVTKPSSETLFNKIIELVQSAQSEKSPSQLFIERFEGTYVKVVLAVVILMMFLPHYLFGWSWTDTFYRAMILLVVASPCALMASIMPATLSAISNGAKNGILFKGGMHLENLSHLNAIAFDKTGTLTKGTPEVTDFVGKEGLSKENILLVTGSIENHSTHPLAQAIVKYARKHGNGDLLNIETVEDVTGFGVKAVVDGEEWKIGKADFVGKEEAGNFANGVAKQLASEGKTIVFVKKNNTVAAVLALKDVVREETKAAIDELKKAGIYTIMLTGDSEKTAQAIAAETHVDEYIAECLPETKVEELKQLKKRYDTVAMVGDGINDAPALATANIGIAMGEGTDVALETADIVLMKNDLPRIAEAIRLSKRMNRIVKQNIVFSLAVIMLLIASNFLQILDLPYGVIGHEGSTILVILNGLRLLKKQ; from the coding sequence ATGAGTAGTTGCAGTGATTCAAAACCATTGATTAGACAAAAAGAAGCAGATGAAAATACCTTTCTGAAAAAGTTGAAACAGCATGGAGAATTAATCGCCGCCATTATGAGTGGAATATTAATTGGAGCTGGATGGTTATTAGATAAATCGAATATGAATACTCCATCTATCGTTGCGTATTTGCTTGCTTTCGTCATTGGCGGATTTGCAAAGGCTAAAGAAGGTATAGAAGAAACGATAAAAAATAAAGATCTTAATGTCGAAATGCTCATGATTTTTGCTGCAATCGGTTCAGCCATTATCGGCTATTGGGCTGAGGGTGCAATTTTAATCTTTATTTTTTCTTTGAGCGGTGCATTAGAAACGTACACAATGAACAAAAGCCATAAAGAAATTTCATCTCTAATGGAACTTCAGCCTGAGGAAGCTTTACGAATAGCGGATGGCAAAGAAGAAATTGTTCACGTGTCAGAATTGAATGTTGGTGATCATATTTTAGTTAAACCGGGTGAAAATGTACCGACAGACGGGGTCATTATTCAAGGGCAAACAACGATTAACGAGGCGGCTATTACTGGTGAGTCGATGCCAGTCTCTAAAGGACTCGATCATGAAGTATTTGCAACTACTGTAAATATTACTGGTTCGATTACAGTAAAAGTAACAAAACCTAGCAGTGAAACACTGTTTAATAAAATTATTGAGCTCGTTCAATCTGCACAAAGTGAAAAATCTCCTTCTCAGCTTTTTATCGAACGTTTTGAAGGCACATACGTAAAAGTAGTCTTAGCAGTTGTGATTTTGATGATGTTTCTCCCCCATTATTTATTTGGATGGAGCTGGACTGACACATTTTATCGTGCAATGATCTTGCTAGTTGTTGCATCACCTTGTGCATTGATGGCATCAATTATGCCGGCTACACTGTCAGCGATCTCGAACGGGGCTAAAAATGGTATTCTTTTCAAAGGTGGAATGCATTTAGAAAACTTAAGTCATTTAAATGCGATCGCCTTTGATAAAACAGGTACACTGACGAAAGGGACACCAGAAGTAACTGACTTCGTCGGAAAAGAAGGATTATCTAAAGAAAACATTTTATTAGTCACAGGTTCGATTGAAAATCATTCAACCCATCCACTTGCACAAGCAATCGTCAAATACGCAAGAAAACATGGCAATGGTGATTTGTTAAACATTGAAACAGTTGAAGATGTAACTGGTTTTGGTGTAAAAGCAGTAGTTGATGGAGAAGAGTGGAAAATTGGAAAAGCTGATTTTGTTGGGAAGGAAGAAGCAGGGAATTTCGCCAACGGCGTCGCAAAACAGCTAGCTTCTGAAGGAAAAACAATTGTGTTTGTGAAAAAAAATAACACGGTCGCTGCCGTTCTCGCTTTAAAAGATGTCGTGCGTGAAGAAACGAAAGCAGCTATTGATGAACTAAAAAAAGCAGGTATCTATACGATTATGTTAACAGGTGATAGTGAAAAAACAGCCCAAGCTATCGCTGCTGAAACTCATGTTGATGAATATATTGCTGAATGTTTGCCAGAAACAAAAGTAGAGGAGCTAAAGCAACTAAAAAAACGCTATGATACAGTGGCAATGGTTGGGGACGGCATTAATGATGCACCAGCGTTAGCAACAGCTAATATCGGAATTGCAATGGGAGAAGGAACTGATGTTGCGCTTGAAACAGCTGATATTGTCTTAATGAAAAATGACTTACCGCGCATTGCTGAAGCAATCCGGCTTTCCAAGCGGATGAATCGAATCGTCAAACAAAATATCGTTTTTTCCCTAGCCGTGATCATGCTATTAATTGCATCAAACTTTTTACAAATACTAGACCTTCCGTACGGTGTCATTGGCCATGAAGGCAGCACCATTTTAGTCATTTTGAATGGTTTGCGTTTGTTGAAAAAACAATAA
- a CDS encoding DUF1128 domain-containing protein, with protein MDLTKKTADNIEYMIEKNKNKLKILNLGAVKPSHFDEEMYEELKEIFDLVMKKTSFSPNEMQAIAEELGSLRKK; from the coding sequence TTGGATTTAACTAAAAAGACTGCCGATAACATTGAGTATATGATAGAAAAAAATAAAAACAAGTTAAAAATCTTGAACTTAGGTGCTGTAAAGCCTTCTCATTTTGATGAGGAAATGTATGAAGAATTAAAAGAAATTTTTGACCTTGTAATGAAAAAGACGTCATTTAGTCCAAATGAAATGCAAGCCATTGCAGAAGAATTA
- a CDS encoding EndoU domain-containing protein, translating to MPAYATGVVGTRGVRLAEEQIYRISGGKVSGGVGGTGKKANEANKTKTIISPEMEEKILWGQRKDPNKNKIIGGHSPNINNSHPNYATETISVNPDGTKSIKYTTQFSDGNLAKIKTSTVFPDGWSDTKILDSIAGIGNFTPISIRGRDGATWHRGIVDGVEIDVIKKGDHVISGYPTGKTNGPAPVGFTK from the coding sequence ATGCCTGCATATGCGACAGGTGTGGTCGGAACGCGCGGAGTGAGATTAGCTGAAGAGCAAATTTATCGGATTAGTGGGGGCAAAGTGTCGGGAGGTGTGGGTGGAACTGGTAAGAAGGCAAATGAAGCTAACAAAACTAAGACAATAATTAGTCCCGAAATGGAAGAAAAAATTCTTTGGGGACAAAGAAAAGATCCTAACAAAAACAAGATTATTGGAGGACATTCTCCAAATATTAATAATAGTCATCCTAATTATGCTACTGAAACTATATCGGTTAATCCTGATGGAACTAAGAGTATTAAATATACTACGCAATTTTCTGATGGTAATTTGGCTAAGATAAAAACTAGCACAGTGTTTCCCGATGGTTGGAGTGATACAAAGATATTGGATAGCATAGCGGGTATTGGGAATTTCACACCAATAAGTATTAGAGGCAGAGATGGAGCAACTTGGCATAGAGGAATTGTTGACGGTGTAGAAATTGATGTAATAAAAAAAGGTGACCATGTTATTAGTGGATATCCAACAGGAAAAACTAATGGACCAGCACCAGTCGGTTTTACAAAATAG
- the blaOXA gene encoding class D beta-lactamase: MKQLKNLAVLLLLLGAVVLFISVDPPKESYAANNNLNMKKIKVDEFFTEYDGTFILRNIKNGRSFIFNIDRANQRFAPQSTFKIPNALIGLQVGAVEDEYDIKYWDGVVREIEVWNQDHTLGSGLRHSVVWYYQAMACDIGEERMEEWIHRISYGNRDISGGIDQFWLSSSLKISPIEQAKFMEALYKEKLPFDKSVMKTVKRIMIQKEGDNYTLYGKTGQGSDLGWYVGFIEAGNQAYSFVTNIVGTSADAKHITMDILKKYHLMTE; encoded by the coding sequence ATGAAACAACTTAAAAATCTAGCAGTTTTGTTACTACTACTTGGTGCAGTGGTTCTATTTATAAGTGTTGATCCTCCAAAAGAATCTTACGCAGCCAATAACAATCTAAATATGAAAAAGATTAAAGTTGATGAATTTTTTACTGAATATGACGGAACGTTCATATTACGTAACATAAAAAACGGTCGTTCATTTATCTTTAACATTGACCGAGCCAATCAAAGGTTTGCACCGCAATCAACTTTTAAAATACCTAATGCGCTTATTGGTTTGCAAGTAGGCGCTGTAGAAGATGAATATGATATTAAGTATTGGGATGGTGTGGTACGAGAAATAGAAGTCTGGAACCAGGATCATACGCTTGGATCTGGTTTAAGGCACTCTGTAGTTTGGTATTATCAAGCAATGGCATGTGATATCGGAGAGGAACGAATGGAAGAGTGGATTCACAGAATATCTTATGGTAACCGAGATATTAGTGGGGGAATTGATCAGTTTTGGTTAAGCAGCTCACTCAAGATTTCACCAATTGAACAAGCAAAATTTATGGAAGCGTTGTATAAAGAGAAACTTCCATTTGATAAAAGTGTTATGAAAACTGTTAAACGGATAATGATCCAGAAAGAAGGCGATAATTATACCCTTTACGGAAAAACTGGACAAGGGTCAGATCTAGGCTGGTATGTTGGTTTTATAGAAGCAGGTAATCAGGCATATAGTTTTGTTACAAATATTGTTGGAACGAGTGCAGACGCTAAACATATTACAATGGACATTTTAAAGAAATATCATTTAATGACGGAATAG
- a CDS encoding pre-toxin TG domain-containing protein, with translation MGKLIVHTEEIAAYLKKMYRHYEQQAETIESQLAVLREASHLLAPEDLAAVEYEMDAVKQKGNEFINEKMPSLEQTLSTAKPIDPYLEAISNINAFLSQHNIPEFNQMIRTIQPVNRTTQVSEGITLKGFLQGTGEVIGVNDLYRAFNGKDPFTGKKLSFPEWLEAVGWTVLTVAPPSWFIRTGRAGKAAKGMLAFQNSTRIQARKKLAQVSEMSKLSLRTVKDTGKQITQKELERIRQFIDTYSPFIGNRLMPAYATGVVGTRGVRLAEEQIYRISGGKVSVGVGGTGKKASGAGNPIPHIGVVQSRINLAEGPTRFSPSKNAGMEHIRNRHFNPKKNAGFFTISENELKKILQLKSTINSSVKKLESGAYERTIDAGKIVGNIKGSIPKVGGQPTQWFNIITDKGGNIVTAYPVPKP, from the coding sequence GTGGGAAAACTAATCGTTCACACAGAAGAAATAGCAGCATATTTAAAAAAGATGTACAGGCATTATGAACAGCAAGCTGAAACCATCGAAAGTCAATTAGCAGTGCTCCGTGAAGCTTCTCATCTTCTTGCCCCAGAAGATCTCGCTGCGGTAGAATATGAGATGGACGCGGTTAAGCAAAAAGGGAACGAATTTATCAACGAAAAAATGCCGTCCTTAGAGCAAACCCTTTCTACTGCAAAACCAATCGATCCTTATTTAGAAGCGATATCAAACATTAACGCATTTTTAAGTCAACATAACATTCCAGAATTTAATCAAATGATTCGCACCATTCAGCCTGTTAATCGAACAACACAAGTAAGCGAAGGAATAACGCTTAAGGGCTTTCTTCAAGGAACTGGGGAAGTGATTGGAGTAAACGATCTTTACCGAGCGTTTAATGGGAAAGATCCATTCACAGGGAAAAAACTTAGCTTTCCCGAATGGCTCGAGGCAGTTGGCTGGACTGTTTTAACAGTTGCACCACCTAGTTGGTTTATCAGAACCGGGAGAGCCGGAAAAGCGGCAAAAGGAATGTTAGCATTCCAAAATTCGACTCGAATTCAAGCAAGGAAAAAACTAGCACAAGTCAGTGAAATGTCAAAACTGTCTCTCCGGACAGTGAAGGATACAGGAAAGCAAATCACCCAAAAAGAGCTAGAAAGAATTCGCCAGTTCATCGATACATATTCCCCATTCATCGGAAACCGCCTCATGCCTGCATATGCGACAGGTGTGGTCGGAACTCGCGGGGTGAGATTAGCTGAAGAGCAAATTTATCGGATTAGCGGGGGCAAAGTGTCGGTAGGTGTGGGTGGAACTGGTAAGAAGGCTAGTGGGGCTGGTAATCCTATACCACACATAGGTGTAGTCCAATCTAGAATTAATTTGGCAGAAGGACCTACAAGATTTAGTCCTTCAAAGAATGCAGGTATGGAACATATTAGAAATAGACATTTTAACCCCAAAAAAAATGCTGGCTTTTTTACAATAAGTGAAAATGAATTAAAAAAAATATTACAATTAAAATCAACGATTAATTCTTCTGTAAAAAAATTAGAGTCTGGTGCATACGAAAGAACCATAGATGCTGGGAAAATAGTAGGAAATATAAAAGGCAGTATCCCTAAGGTAGGCGGTCAACCAACTCAATGGTTTAATATAATAACAGATAAAGGAGGGAATATTGTTACAGCATACCCCGTACCCAAACCGTAG
- a CDS encoding DUF1980 domain-containing protein yields the protein MWNHSDGHHCCHHYDHGDSSFNIKKLISYLIIAAPLMTSFFLPAKVLDASMANKKGGMLVL from the coding sequence ATATGGAATCATTCCGATGGTCATCATTGTTGTCATCATTATGATCATGGAGATTCTTCTTTTAATATTAAAAAATTAATTTCCTATTTAATTATTGCTGCTCCTTTAATGACTAGCTTTTTCCTTCCAGCTAAAGTGCTCGATGCCTCAATGGCAAATAAAAAAGGGGGAATGTTGGTTCTGTAA
- a CDS encoding polymorphic toxin type 28 domain-containing protein, producing MSVGVGGTGKKASGAVAGVSEELTRAQKRNVEALNNVIENNLKDHDFSGTLRDLQGNPIPKPSGGFWDHKTEMIQSYDALQGVKKGLEGSLKNPNLNSTVKEFLEAEFAKANFYINKIEELFKPFGGIR from the coding sequence GTGTCGGTAGGTGTGGGTGGAACTGGTAAGAAGGCTAGTGGGGCTGTGGCCGGCGTTTCAGAAGAACTAACGCGGGCACAAAAAAGAAACGTTGAGGCTCTTAACAATGTCATAGAAAATAATTTAAAAGATCACGACTTCTCTGGCACATTAAGAGATTTACAAGGAAATCCCATTCCAAAGCCTAGTGGTGGATTTTGGGATCATAAAACAGAGATGATTCAATCATATGACGCTCTTCAAGGGGTTAAAAAAGGTTTAGAAGGTTCTTTAAAAAATCCTAATTTAAATTCTACAGTAAAAGAATTTTTGGAAGCAGAATTTGCCAAAGCTAATTTTTACATTAATAAAATTGAAGAACTATTTAAACCGTTTGGAGGAATACGATGA
- a CDS encoding YcdB/YcdC domain-containing protein: MLKEELKKLATSFVDIPDRFQPVIEEYIEGENGKGEAMFSWTNEEQDEGISLSLDLAGKLKLTRLSVEKKDQHAVMPPLSLKERRERAEQFLISHYPEALKDLTFYRTKKLVHGARFYYGQIVMGLPLDQSGCLIDVAPDGMIIEFHYKGVKKIPNTPTKLIEKEKLRKHLQKTMDFQLTITNVLTSLHDVKEEGLCLVYQPEPSFIKYKADVLEPTLTLIHEEDEPENYIALPVPASTTEIQELSLEEIIGITEKMEVIREIDMGEELGIVWRERNWKMEESDLSIENFFKRHSEDTVKAIISKKTGKLRSLMRLHDRNGNLQLDRDDCYQRAIDFLQKINPKYHQCLQLIVREQEANDNVMTIPFDFNIHNGHGTPIHLGIVSVVVNRKTGQIDYYSGVDFDIEQLSDVSVEPVLSSKEAKEIFFNHLDFKLEWNENYDSEQKGDRLVYQAYNRHTGTPIRYIDALTGAVISEKIDM, from the coding sequence TTGTTAAAAGAAGAATTAAAGAAACTTGCAACATCTTTTGTGGACATTCCTGATCGCTTTCAACCCGTAATAGAGGAATATATTGAGGGGGAAAATGGAAAGGGTGAGGCGATGTTTTCCTGGACGAATGAAGAACAAGATGAAGGTATTTCTCTCTCTCTCGATCTTGCAGGTAAATTGAAATTGACAAGGTTATCAGTTGAGAAAAAGGATCAACATGCTGTTATGCCTCCTTTAAGTTTGAAAGAAAGAAGAGAGCGCGCTGAACAATTCTTAATTAGTCATTATCCGGAGGCATTAAAGGACTTAACTTTTTACCGGACAAAAAAATTGGTCCATGGAGCTCGTTTTTATTATGGACAAATTGTAATGGGTCTACCATTAGATCAATCTGGCTGTTTAATTGATGTTGCGCCAGATGGAATGATTATTGAATTTCACTATAAAGGTGTAAAAAAGATTCCTAATACCCCAACAAAGCTGATTGAAAAAGAAAAACTGAGAAAGCACTTACAAAAAACAATGGATTTTCAGTTAACCATTACTAATGTGCTTACTTCCCTTCATGATGTAAAGGAAGAGGGGCTATGTTTGGTTTATCAACCGGAGCCTTCTTTCATAAAATATAAAGCGGATGTTTTGGAACCAACTTTAACGCTTATACATGAAGAAGACGAGCCAGAAAACTATATCGCACTGCCTGTTCCAGCAAGTACGACCGAAATTCAAGAATTATCTCTTGAAGAGATTATAGGAATTACCGAGAAGATGGAAGTTATTCGTGAAATAGATATGGGAGAAGAATTAGGTATTGTTTGGCGTGAACGCAATTGGAAGATGGAGGAAAGTGATTTATCGATAGAAAATTTTTTTAAGAGACATTCAGAAGATACAGTCAAAGCCATTATCTCAAAGAAAACGGGTAAACTTAGAAGTCTTATGCGGTTACATGACAGAAACGGCAATCTTCAACTTGATCGTGATGATTGTTATCAAAGGGCTATTGATTTTTTACAAAAGATAAATCCGAAGTATCATCAGTGTTTGCAATTGATTGTCAGAGAACAAGAAGCGAATGATAATGTCATGACAATTCCATTTGATTTCAATATCCATAACGGACATGGTACCCCAATTCACTTAGGAATAGTAAGTGTTGTAGTTAATCGTAAGACAGGACAAATTGATTATTATAGCGGAGTTGATTTTGATATCGAACAACTGAGTGACGTCTCTGTTGAACCGGTTCTCTCTAGTAAAGAAGCGAAAGAAATATTTTTCAATCATCTAGATTTTAAATTAGAATGGAACGAAAATTATGATAGCGAACAAAAGGGTGATCGCTTAGTCTATCAAGCATACAATCGGCATACTGGGACTCCTATTCGTTATATTGATGCCCTGACAGGAGCAGTTATTTCAGAAAAGATAGATATGTAA
- a CDS encoding DUF4176 domain-containing protein → MTCRIRFFNEDEVKTMLPLGSIVLLERGEEKLMIIGRKPIVENINHENVLFGLYGMSLSCRNGRR, encoded by the coding sequence ATGACGTGCAGAATCCGCTTTTTTAATGAAGATGAGGTGAAAACAATGTTACCGCTTGGAAGCATCGTTCTATTAGAACGTGGAGAAGAAAAGTTAATGATTATTGGTCGGAAACCAATTGTTGAAAATATAAATCATGAAAATGTTTTATTTGGATTATATGGCATGTCGCTATCCTGTCGGAATGGCAGAAGATGA